In Streptomyces sp. HUAS ZL42, the DNA window GCTGGCCAGGCGGGTGACCTTGAGGCCCATGGGCTTGATCATGCGGGCAAGGTACGTCGCCGTCGCCTCGCCCTCCAGATTCGGGTCCGTGGCCAGGATCAGTTCGGTGACCGTGCCGTCGGCCAGGCGCGCCAGCAGCTCCCTTATGCGCAGGTCGTCGGGGCCCACGCCCTCGATCGGGCTGATCGCTCCGCCCAGGACGTGGTAGCGGCCCCGGAACTCGCGGGTGCGCTCGATGGCCACGACGTCCTTGGGCTCCTCCACGACACAGATGACGGAAGCGTCGCGGCGGGTGTCGCGGCAGATGTTGCACAGTTCCTCCTGTGCCACGTTGCCGCAGGTCGCACAGAAGCGGACCTTCGCCTTGACCTCCATGAGGGCCTGTGCGAGCCGCCGTACGTCGGTCGGTTCCGCCTGGAGGATGTGGAAGGCGATCCGCTGCGCGCTCTTGGGACCGACGCCGGGCAGCCGACCCAGCTCGTCGATGAGGTCCTGAACCACGCCTTCGTACAACGGACTGCCGTCCTTCCTGGGGTTCCTTGCAGTACGTACCGTAGTTGGCCGGTGCCCGTCTTAGAAAGGCAGACCGGTCTAGAACGGCAGGCCGGGGATTCCGCTGCCGCCGCCCAGGCCCTGGGCGAGGGGGCCCAGCTTCTGCTGCTGCAGTGTCTGGGCGTTCTCGTTCGCCGCGTGGACCGCCGCCACGATCAGATCCGCCAGGGTCTCGGTGTCTTCCGGGTCCACCGCCTTCGGGTCGATCCTGAGCGCGCGCAGCTCGCCCGCGCCCGTCACCGTCGCCCTCACCAGGCCGCCGCCGGCCTGGCCGTCGACCTCCGTGTTCGCCAGCTCCTCCTGTGCCCGCGCCAGGTCCTGCTGCATCTTCTGGGCCTGCTGGAGCAGCTGCTGCATGTTGGGCTGGCCACCACCGGGAATCACGATCGGCTCCTGTTTCGTACGGCTGTCGGGACGGGTTTTTCCCGCCTGGCACGAGCCTACGTGGTCCTCGCGGGCGTCGCCCCAGCACTCTTTCGAGTGAGTCGATCGTGCGGCGTATACCTGATCAAGGCCCTCTTCCGGGCGGAAAAGCGATGAAAGCTACGCCTTCGCCACCCATTGGGCGGTAGGAAGGGTGCGGCGCATCAGCATCACGCGCCACTCGGTCACGCACTGTCATCGTTCGCCGTCAGCGCGTCATCGGATCGCCGTCAGCTCGTTGTCAGGCTTGTGATCAGTAGGGAGTGCCGGGTGGGTCAGCAGCCGGAGATGCAGCCCGAGGGTCCGCCTCAGGACGGGCGGGGCGAGGGCGCGGCCGGGCTGCGGCCGGGCGATCTGACCGGGCGGACGTTTCCGCTCGGCGACTGGGGGGAGCCGGCGGATCGGTTGCACGAGCTGTACCGGTGGGTGGAGCGCGGCGCGCTGGAGACCGCGGACTGGTATCTCGCGGACCGGGTGTGGAAGCGGCGGGCGGCGCGGGCACTGAGGGGCGGTGCCGCGGCGGGGGCTGTCGTGGGGGCGGCACTGCCGGTGCTGGATCTCACGGGGGTCGTGGGCGGCGGTGCGCCCTGGGGGTATCTCGCGGTCCTGGTGGCGGTGGCGTGCGTGGCCGGGGATCGGTTCTTCGGGGTCACGTCCGGGTGGATAAGGGATGTCGCCACTGCTCAGGCCGTGCAGCGGCGGCTTCAGGTGCTGCAGTTCGACTGGGCCTCGGAGAGTGTGCGGGAGGTGCTGGGGCCTGCGGAGGGGACGGCGAGTGAGGCGGTGGAGCGGTGTCTGGCGGTGTTGCGGCGGTTCTCGGAGGATGTGACGGAGCTGGTGCGGGTGGAGACCGCGGACTGGATGGTGGAGTTTCGGAACGGGGGTGCGCCCATGGGGATTCAGGGGGCGGTGGCTGCCCCTTCCAGGCAGGACGCGGTCGGTTCGCAGGGGAGGCTCGCGCTGCCGCCGGGGGCTGCCGCGCGGCCGAACATGCCTCGGCAGCGGCCGCCGGAGCCGCGGTGAGGTTGGCCCGGTGTGCTGGTGATCCGGGGTCGGTGCTGGGGGGTGGGTCGCGCAGCCCGGCGCTTGCGGGGTGCCGCCTGCGCCCACCCGTGCCGCCCCAGGCGGCACGCATGCCCGCAGACTGACGGGACGGCCGGGGTCGCGACTACGCGCAGGCGTTGCGGCACGGGTGGCCGCAGACTGACGGGACGGCCGGGGTCGCGACTACGCGCAGGCGTTGCGGCACGCATGGCCGCAGACTGACGGGACGGCCGGGGTCGCGACTACGCGCAGGCGTTGCGGCACTCACGCCCGCAGACTGACGGGACGGCTGGGGTCAGGACTGTGCGCAGAGTTTCAGGCCCTCTGGGGTCCAGCACGGGATGTGGCCGTGGGTGCGGACGACGTCCTGGCCGTTTCCGCGGGAGAGGTATGTCAGGAAGCTCGACGCCAGTGAATCGGCCGGGGGTTGGCCGTAGGTGTAGGCGTACTCGATCTCGCGGTAGGGGTAGTCGTTCGTGCCGTGCTCGATGGCGTCGACGGACGGGGTGTCGCCGTCGAGGCGGAGGAGGTGGAGGCCCTTGGAGCCGGCGGCGGCGTTGAGTTCGCTGTAGCCGATCGCGCCGGGGAGTTGGGCGACCGTCGACAGCACCTGGTCCGTGGAGTCGAGTTCACAGCGGATGACGGGTGCCGTCGGGTCGTCCTTGTGCACGCAGTCGACAGAGGAATTGGCGATTTCGCCCCGGCCCAGCACCCGGCGCTGGAACACCTGCCGCGTACCCGAGTTGGCGTCCCGGCTGACCAGGTGCACCGCCAGATCGGGGCCGCCCAGCTGACGCCAGTTCCTGATCTCGCCGCGATACAGGCGCCGTACGTCCTGCGTCGACAGGTTCCGCAGCTTGACGTCGTCGTTCACCACCAGCGCGAAGACCGACAGCGCCACCCGGTTCTCCCGCAGCTGGGGCAGGCCGCTCGGCTTGGGGCCGTCCGACAGGGCGACGACCGGCGGCGAGCCCTTCTTGTTCTGCGCCCCGATCGCCGCCAGCTCCCGCACCCCCGCCGTCGAACCGTGCGGATCCACCGTGATCGCCGAACCCTCGCAGTCCCCCTCGTACTTGTCCGCCACCTCCCGCAGGACCGGCGCGAAGGCCGTCGAACCGGTGATCGTCAGCGTGCCCCGCGCGCAGCCGATGGGCGGGCGGGTGTCGTCGCCGGTGACGACGATCGCGGCGAGCGTGACCACGCTGGCCGTCAGCATGATGCTGATCAGGCGCGCGGCCCGGCTGAAGAGGGGCGGGGTGTCGTCCGGGGTCGCACTGCGGTTGGGGTGCACCTCGCCGTCGCGGATGCCGCCCCGCAGCCGTATCTCGCTGCCGACGTCACCGCCCGACAGCAGTACGAGCAGCTTGAAGTGGTCCGCGCGGTTGAGCGGCACGCGCGGGATGCGCAGCGTGTTGCCGTCGTAGCCGAAGCCCCTCGCCGCGGTGAAGTGGTCCATGAGGTGGTCGGTGTCGGACGGCTGAGTGACCGAGACGCCGCGAATGGTCCGGTCGGAGAACACCACGGTCAGGCCGTGGAGTTCGGGGCCTGTGTAGTCGTCGCGTGCGATGCCCTGCGAGCCGTCGTTCTCGACGCGCAGCAGGACGAGGGTCGCGTCGGACATGCCGGGCGCCTCGTCGAAGATCCCGAGCCGGACGTTGGCCCGGCCCAGCCGCACGTCGTCGCCGATCGGGTTGTCCATCTGGACGCGGTAGCCGACACGTTTGCGGCGCGGCACCCGGCGCTCGTACCAGACCATCACGCCGGACGCGACGATGCCGATGACCGCCGTCCCGACGGCCACCACGTTCTCAGCGCTCAGCCACTCCACGTGGGTGCCCCCGCCACTCCCCGGAGCCGGATCGTGGGGTCACCGTACGTCTGCCCGGGCGGACATTCCGGACTGGTCGGCCGGAATTCGCCGTACGTTCAACTAGCCGGTGGACCAGGGCACTTCATCACTCCTTCGTGTAAGTCAGCTTCTCCCCCGTGTCCGTGTTCACGCGCCGCAGCCTGCCGTCGGACAGCAGGGTGATCTCGGTGGCGGCCCCCGGGCTGCAGGAGGAGAGCGGCTCGCCGGTCGTGACCTTGGAGGGGCCGATCTCCAACGGGCCGCCGGTGCCGGGCTGTTCGGCGAGCTCGGCCGCGAACTCGCAGTGGTATGTGCCGTTGTCCGTGGGCCCGTCCGCCACGAGGGTCAGGACCGTGTCGCCCACCTCGCCCTGGGTGAGGGTGAGTTCGCGGGTGTTGCGGCCGGTGGCGTTGTCGATCGTCGTGGTCCAGGTACCGAGGTAGGAGGCCGGGACCGCGCCGTCCGCCGGGGCGGACGAGCCGGGTTGCGAGGTCGTCGGGGACGGCTCGGGGGCGGTGGGGCCGGGCGTCGTGGGCGGCCCGGTGGTGACGGTCGGGGAGGCGGTGGGGCCCGCCTGGGTGCTGCCGTCACCGTTCATCAGCGCGTAGACCGAGCCGCCGGCGCCCAGCGCGACGATCAGCGCGACGGCGACCAGGAGCACCGTGGAGCGGCCGCTTCTGCGCTGCGGTTCCTCGGGGTCGTCGGGCCCTGCGGGGCCATAGGGGCCGTACGGCGCGGTCGCACCGGCCGGCGGGGGCGGCGGGGCGGAGCCGGGACCGTCGCCGTACGGGTTGTACGACGGCGGTGTCCCGGATGGCACGTGCCAGGCGCCGGGCTGCTGTTGCGGGTAGCCGTGGGCCGAAGGCTGGGGGTGCTGCTGCGGGTAGCCGTACGCGGGGTGCCCGGGGGCGGAGGCCGGAGCGTGCGCACGCCCCGGGGGTGCACCGGGCGGCGGCGCGGCCTGGGTCCCGCCCGGCCCCGCGACCACCGTCGGCAGGTGGTTCACCGCCGGCGGCGGAGCGGCGGCCGCCCGGCCGGGAACGGAGGCGCCGTCGGCCACGGGAGCGTGCTCCGGGGCGGCCTCGGGAGCAGGGCCGGCCTGTGGCCCGTCCGCCCCTTGCGGATCCTCCGTGTCCAGCAACCGCACCGCGTGCCGCCCCAGTTGGGCAACGAGCGCGCTCGGCAGCCAGGGGTCCCGTGAGCGTCCCCCGGAGACGGTGTCCTCCGCGCCCGTCCGCTCCAGGATCCGGGCGAGGGAGGGCCGGGTGGCCGGGTCCTTGCGCAGGCAGTCGCGTACGAGGTCGGCGATGCCCTCGGGCACGCCCCGCAGGTCGGGTTCCTCCTCGGCGATGCGGAACATCAGGACGTGCACCCCGCTCTCGGTGCTGCCGAAGGGGAGGGTGCCGGTGGCGGCGTACGCGAGCACGGAGCCGAGACAGAAGACGTCGCTCGCGGACGTGATCCGCTCGCCCCGCACCTGCTCGGGAGCCATGAACCCGGGCGAGCCGATCATCGCGCCGGTGCTGGTCAGCCCCGCGTCCCCGACGGTCTCCAGGGCCCGCGCTATGCCGAAGTCGATGACACGGGGCCCCTCGATGGTGATCATCACGTTGGACGGCTTGAGGTCGCGATGGACGATCCCGGCCGCGTGGATGTTGGTGAGGGCGTGGGCGAGGCCGGCGGCGAGTATCCGCACCGAGCGCTCGGGCAGCGGGCCGTGGTCGTGGCCGACGACCTGCTGGAGGCTCGGCCCGGCGACATAGCCGGTGGCGACCCAGGGCACGTCGGCCTCGGTGTCGGCGTCGAGGACGGGCGCGGTCCAGAATCCACCGACCTTCTGGGCGTTGCGCACCTCCTGCCGGAACCGCGCGCGGAACTCCTCCCGCGCCGCGAGCTCCCGCCGGACCTGTTTCACGGCAACGGTCCGCCCCCGGTCCGAGCGGGCGAGATAGACCTGCCCCATCCCGCCGGCGCCCAGCCGCGCGAGCAGCCGGTATCCGCCGATGCGCTGCGGATCCCCCGGGCCCAGTTTCTCCATGGCCTCGCCGCCCTTCCCCCACATATGTGATCGAGCCGAGAATAATCCGGCCGTTCCGGGAGTCGAGCGGCGCGCTGTCTACGGTTCCGTAACAGGTACCCGCAGCGGTGCCATCGTGCGGGAGGGCACCGGTTACGCGATACGTCTCGCGGAGGACGCGGTCGACGCCTGGCGGTTCGAACGGCTGCTCGGGCAGGCCGGTGGGTCCGTGCCGCCGGGTCCGGAGACGGTGGCTCTGCTCACCGAGGCGCTCGCCCTCTGGCGGGGCCCGGCCTTCGCCGGGTTCACGGACGGGCCCCGGGCGCGGAGGGAGGCGGCGCGCCCGGTCCCAGCTCGTCCAGCACCTTGGACAGCCGTTCCAGTACGGCCACCGCCTGGGCGAGCTCCGCCTCCCCGTACGCCTGCGCCAGCCGGTCGGCGAAGGCGGCGTGCCCCGGGTCGATGCGGGCGATCGCGGCCCGCCCCTCCCCCGTCGGCGCGAGCAGCTTGGCGCGGCGGTGCGCGGGGTTGGGCCGGTACTCGGCGAGCCCCTTCTCCACCAGCAGGTCGGCGATGCGCTGCACGCTCTGCCGGGTGATGCCCATGGCCCGGGCGATCCCCGCCACGGACAGGGGCTCACCCAGCACCGCCCCCAGCACCTGCCACCAGGCCGCGGTGAGGCCTGCGGGCCCGGCCAGTTCCTCCGCCACCGCCAGGAACCGGCCGTTGAGCCGGAAGACACCCAGCGCGCTGCGGCTGAGCAGGTCCTGGCGTTCACGGCTCACTGCGCTGCCGCCTTCTCGAGCACGGCGTACGCCTCGGGGTCGGAGTCGTGGAACAGCCGGTACCAGGCGTCCAGCACCTCACCCTCGTACACCCCGAGGAGCCGGAAGATCTCCCGGGCGAAGGCGACGGGCTCGGTGGGCCCGGCGGTGATCAGGTTTCCGTCGGTGACGGCGTCGGCGTCGACGTACCGCCCGCCGCCCGCGTATCCCGTGGCGGCGAGGTAGAAGGAGACCGCGCTGGTGTGGTCCCGATCGTCGAGCAGCCCCTCGCGGGCGAGCCCCGCGGTGGCGCCGCAGATCGCCGCGACCGGCACCCCGGCGTCCAGGAAGGAGCGGGCGGCGCGCGCGAAGGGGGCGAGGTCATCCGTCGTGTCCCAGCGGTCCGCGCCCGGGAGGATCAGCAGGGAGCTGTCCTGCGGCCGTACGTCGTCCAGGGCCAGGTCGGGCTGGACGCGCAGGCCGCCGATGCTGCGGACGGGGTCGGTCGACGGACCGACGGTGCGGATCTCGTGGCCGGCGCGGGCGAGGTGGGCGGTCGCGTGGCCGGTCTCCCAGTCGGCGTAGGTGTCGTAGACGGCGAGATGCACGGGCTTGCGCGCGGGACTGCTGTTCATGACTCCTCCTCGACCGAAAGGATTATGACAGTAGCCTGTCATGAAGACAACATGCTGTCAATGCCGGATGGGACAGACCGGCCGATGGACAACCTGTCGCGGAAAGCCCGCAACCCGCAGACAGGGCGCCGATATCGCCCCCGCGTCGCGGACACCTACGGTCGGCCGCATGACCCCTCAGCCCAATCCCCAGGCCGGCGCCGTCGTGAAGGCCGCGGACCGTGCTCATGTGTTCCATTCCTGGTCCGCGCAGGAGCTCATCGACCCGCTCGCCGTCGCCGGCGCGGAAGGGTCGTACTTCTGGGACTACGAAGGCAAGCGCTACCTCGACTTCACCAGCGGGCTCGTCTACACGAACATCGGCTACCAGCACCCGAAGGTCGTCGCCGCGATCCAGGAGCAGGCGGCGACGCTGACCACCTTCGCGCCCGCCTTCGCCGTCGAGGCCCGGTCTCAGGCCGCGCGGCTGATCGCCGAGCGGACGCCGGGCGACCTGGACAAGATCTTCTTCACCAACGGCGGCGCGGACGCCGTGGAGCACGCGGTGCGCATGGCGCGGCTGCACACCGGCCGCGCGAAGGTGCTGTCGGCGTACCGCTCCTACCACGGCGGTACGCAGCAGGCCGTGAACATCACGGGGGACCCGCGCCGCTGGGCCTCCGACAGCGCCTCCGCCGGTGTCGTCCACTTCTGGGCGCCCTTCCTGTACCGCTCCCGTTTCTACGCGGAGACCGAGGAGCAGGAGTGCGCGCGGGCGCTCGAGCACCTGGAGACGACGATCGCCTTCGAGGGGCCGGGGACGATCGCCGCGATCGTCCTCGAGACCGTGCCGGGCACGGCGGGGATCATGGTCCCGCCGCCCGGCTATCTGGCCGGGGTGCGGGAGCTGTGCGACACGTACGGGATCGTGTTCGTCCTGGACGAGGTGATGGCCGGGTTCGGGCGGACCGGTGAGTGGTTCGCGGCGGACCTCTTCGACGTCGTGCCCGACCTGATGACCTTCGCCAAGGGTGTGAACTCGGGGTACGTGCCGCTCGGCGGTGTCGCGATCTCCGGGGAGATCGCGGAGACGTTCGGGAAGCGGGCGTACCCGGGCGGGCTGACGTACTCGGGGCATCCGCTGGCGTGTGCGGCGGCCGTCGCGACGATCGACGTCATGGCCGAGGAGGGCATCGTCGAGAACGCGGCGGACCTCGGGGCGTCCGTCGTCGAGCCCGGGCTGCGGGCGCTCGCCGAGCGGCACCCGAGCGTGGGTGATGTGCGGGGTGTCGGCATGTTCTGGGCGCTCGACCTGGTGAAGAACCGCGAGACCCGCGAACCGCTGGTGCCGTACAACGCGGCGGGCGAGGCCAATGCGCCGATGGCCGCGTTCGGCGCCGCGGCGAAGCGGCACGGCATCTGGCCCTTCGTCAACATGAAC includes these proteins:
- a CDS encoding YbaB/EbfC family nucleoid-associated protein — protein: MIPGGGQPNMQQLLQQAQKMQQDLARAQEELANTEVDGQAGGGLVRATVTGAGELRALRIDPKAVDPEDTETLADLIVAAVHAANENAQTLQQQKLGPLAQGLGGGSGIPGLPF
- a CDS encoding substrate-binding domain-containing protein translates to MEWLSAENVVAVGTAVIGIVASGVMVWYERRVPRRKRVGYRVQMDNPIGDDVRLGRANVRLGIFDEAPGMSDATLVLLRVENDGSQGIARDDYTGPELHGLTVVFSDRTIRGVSVTQPSDTDHLMDHFTAARGFGYDGNTLRIPRVPLNRADHFKLLVLLSGGDVGSEIRLRGGIRDGEVHPNRSATPDDTPPLFSRAARLISIMLTASVVTLAAIVVTGDDTRPPIGCARGTLTITGSTAFAPVLREVADKYEGDCEGSAITVDPHGSTAGVRELAAIGAQNKKGSPPVVALSDGPKPSGLPQLRENRVALSVFALVVNDDVKLRNLSTQDVRRLYRGEIRNWRQLGGPDLAVHLVSRDANSGTRQVFQRRVLGRGEIANSSVDCVHKDDPTAPVIRCELDSTDQVLSTVAQLPGAIGYSELNAAAGSKGLHLLRLDGDTPSVDAIEHGTNDYPYREIEYAYTYGQPPADSLASSFLTYLSRGNGQDVVRTHGHIPCWTPEGLKLCAQS
- a CDS encoding type 1 glutamine amidotransferase family protein, with product MNSSPARKPVHLAVYDTYADWETGHATAHLARAGHEIRTVGPSTDPVRSIGGLRVQPDLALDDVRPQDSSLLILPGADRWDTTDDLAPFARAARSFLDAGVPVAAICGATAGLAREGLLDDRDHTSAVSFYLAATGYAGGGRYVDADAVTDGNLITAGPTEPVAFAREIFRLLGVYEGEVLDAWYRLFHDSDPEAYAVLEKAAAQ
- the recR gene encoding recombination mediator RecR, which translates into the protein MYEGVVQDLIDELGRLPGVGPKSAQRIAFHILQAEPTDVRRLAQALMEVKAKVRFCATCGNVAQEELCNICRDTRRDASVICVVEEPKDVVAIERTREFRGRYHVLGGAISPIEGVGPDDLRIRELLARLADGTVTELILATDPNLEGEATATYLARMIKPMGLKVTRLASGLPVGGDLEYADEVTLGRAFEGRRLLDV
- a CDS encoding protein kinase; translation: MEKLGPGDPQRIGGYRLLARLGAGGMGQVYLARSDRGRTVAVKQVRRELAAREEFRARFRQEVRNAQKVGGFWTAPVLDADTEADVPWVATGYVAGPSLQQVVGHDHGPLPERSVRILAAGLAHALTNIHAAGIVHRDLKPSNVMITIEGPRVIDFGIARALETVGDAGLTSTGAMIGSPGFMAPEQVRGERITSASDVFCLGSVLAYAATGTLPFGSTESGVHVLMFRIAEEEPDLRGVPEGIADLVRDCLRKDPATRPSLARILERTGAEDTVSGGRSRDPWLPSALVAQLGRHAVRLLDTEDPQGADGPQAGPAPEAAPEHAPVADGASVPGRAAAAPPPAVNHLPTVVAGPGGTQAAPPPGAPPGRAHAPASAPGHPAYGYPQQHPQPSAHGYPQQQPGAWHVPSGTPPSYNPYGDGPGSAPPPPPAGATAPYGPYGPAGPDDPEEPQRRSGRSTVLLVAVALIVALGAGGSVYALMNGDGSTQAGPTASPTVTTGPPTTPGPTAPEPSPTTSQPGSSAPADGAVPASYLGTWTTTIDNATGRNTRELTLTQGEVGDTVLTLVADGPTDNGTYHCEFAAELAEQPGTGGPLEIGPSKVTTGEPLSSCSPGAATEITLLSDGRLRRVNTDTGEKLTYTKE
- a CDS encoding MarR family winged helix-turn-helix transcriptional regulator, with the protein product MSRERQDLLSRSALGVFRLNGRFLAVAEELAGPAGLTAAWWQVLGAVLGEPLSVAGIARAMGITRQSVQRIADLLVEKGLAEYRPNPAHRRAKLLAPTGEGRAAIARIDPGHAAFADRLAQAYGEAELAQAVAVLERLSKVLDELGPGAPPPSAPGARP
- a CDS encoding SLATT domain-containing protein; this encodes MGQQPEMQPEGPPQDGRGEGAAGLRPGDLTGRTFPLGDWGEPADRLHELYRWVERGALETADWYLADRVWKRRAARALRGGAAAGAVVGAALPVLDLTGVVGGGAPWGYLAVLVAVACVAGDRFFGVTSGWIRDVATAQAVQRRLQVLQFDWASESVREVLGPAEGTASEAVERCLAVLRRFSEDVTELVRVETADWMVEFRNGGAPMGIQGAVAAPSRQDAVGSQGRLALPPGAAARPNMPRQRPPEPR
- a CDS encoding aspartate aminotransferase family protein, with amino-acid sequence MTPQPNPQAGAVVKAADRAHVFHSWSAQELIDPLAVAGAEGSYFWDYEGKRYLDFTSGLVYTNIGYQHPKVVAAIQEQAATLTTFAPAFAVEARSQAARLIAERTPGDLDKIFFTNGGADAVEHAVRMARLHTGRAKVLSAYRSYHGGTQQAVNITGDPRRWASDSASAGVVHFWAPFLYRSRFYAETEEQECARALEHLETTIAFEGPGTIAAIVLETVPGTAGIMVPPPGYLAGVRELCDTYGIVFVLDEVMAGFGRTGEWFAADLFDVVPDLMTFAKGVNSGYVPLGGVAISGEIAETFGKRAYPGGLTYSGHPLACAAAVATIDVMAEEGIVENAADLGASVVEPGLRALAERHPSVGDVRGVGMFWALDLVKNRETREPLVPYNAAGEANAPMAAFGAAAKRHGIWPFVNMNRTHVVPPCNVTESELKEGLAALDAALSVADEYTQ